The stretch of DNA GTATCTTTTCTCGCTCGATATTTCAGATGCGAGAAATCCATGTCTGAATCGACTCTACTACAAATCGAAAATCTTGTTTGCCGCGGTTTTTCTAAAACCGGGGACATAATCCTCGAGCTCACATCGCAAAGATTCCATGAACGTAGCTGGTACCGGATTGCTGGAGACTCCGGCAGCGGAAAAACAGTATTGCTGAAAACGATTGCAGGAATGAACCCCTTTGAAGGTACGATCCGGCTTCGCAATGTTGCTTTGCAAAGCACCGTGTTAAGCGAATGGCGCAAAAGGATCCTGTTCTTACCATCAAATCCTATTCCTTTGGCAAACACAGTTGGCGAAGCGATACAACTGCCGTTTGTTTGGCGCGGCATCGTTCCACCTGATACAACTTCGATAGAGGAATGCCTCCAGAAGTTCTCCTTGACTTGTTTGTGTGATACCAGTACAGCGAATCTATCGACCGGTGAGAAAATGCGGTTGTCCCTCGCTCGAGCATTTCTTTTACGTCCCGAGCTGTTACTTTTAGATGAATCGCTTGCTCCCCTCGATACCGGAAATCGTTTGTTGGCAATAACTGCCTTTCAAGAGCTAACGGATATGCATGGAACAACAATTATTTGGGTTGATCATAATCACCCCGAGCTAACGATTTCTCCTGAAAACACTATCGATTTGCAAAGCGGAACCGCTCGGATTGTCGTATGAAGTCCGATTATGTTTCGCTGACCCTGTTCGATTTGTTGCTCTGTACGGTGATGATTCTCATTGTGGTGTTAATGTCACATCGGTCGCGATATGGATTAACGAGATCGTTTTTGTGGGGCGCGGTTCGTTCAGCGGCACAACTCATCATTGTCGGATACATACTGCAGTGGATCTTTTATGTAAACTCACTCTATTTAATTCTCTTCATTTTAATGTTACAAACGCTGATTGC from bacterium encodes:
- a CDS encoding ATP-binding cassette domain-containing protein; amino-acid sequence: MSESTLLQIENLVCRGFSKTGDIILELTSQRFHERSWYRIAGDSGSGKTVLLKTIAGMNPFEGTIRLRNVALQSTVLSEWRKRILFLPSNPIPLANTVGEAIQLPFVWRGIVPPDTTSIEECLQKFSLTCLCDTSTANLSTGEKMRLSLARAFLLRPELLLLDESLAPLDTGNRLLAITAFQELTDMHGTTIIWVDHNHPELTISPENTIDLQSGTARIVV